DNA from Sphingomonas psychrotolerans:
CCACTTCCATCCCGCCCGCCGACTTGAGCTTGAGAGCAGTGGCACCCTGGGTGTCGTCGAAGGTCAGGCTGCTGCCCTCGCGCGACTGGATGATGCGGATATTGTTGTCGGCGGAAGTGTCGGCGTCCGCCGGCGGCTTGTCCTGATCCGACCACAGGGCGCCGAGGATCACCGGCTGATCCAGATGCCCCTCGATGAAGCCGACGACGACTTCGTCGCCGACCTCGAACGGGAAATAGCCGCCGCGTTCGCCGCCGGCCATGAACGCGGCGGCGCGTGCCGGGGCGGATTCGGACCGGACCGCGCCGCTCAGCCAGGTGAGCACATAGGTGCCGTCATCTTCCTTGCGGACGATCTCGGCGTAGCGAAGCCCGGGCACCGGGCCGCGGCTCGCCCGGGAGTCGATTTCCTGCAGGAGGGTCGAGGCGAAGTCGGTCATCGCCTCACCCGCTCGGATAGTTGCTGGGGTTGAGCATGCCCGGCCGCTGGAGATCGGCCTTGGTCGAATAGCCCGCCGCCGACAGCGTGTGGATCGTCTTGGTGACGTAATAGACGCCGTCGAACGGGGCATAGAGGCCGGTCAAATCGACGTGGATGCCCGGCTTGAGCGGCGGCGCGCCGAGCGTGGTAATCTCGGCGGTGAGGAACTGCCGTGCCGATTTGCGCAGCGTCGCCATCGCCGCGCGGCGGGCGCGTTCCTCGTCGATGTTGGTGGCGGTCACCGTGCCGATATTCGCCTGCGGCGTGCGGCCCTCGGCAGCGAAGGCGTTGGCGCGGACGGTTGCCGCGTTCTGGGGCACGACTCCGTTGGCACCGGCGAGCAAGTCGTTGATCGCGTCGGCCATCGGCACATTGACCGAAAAGCCGCCGCGGCCGCGCGGCACGCTGCCCGCGGCGGTGGCGGCGGTGAGCACGTCCCAGACTTTGAAGCTGGGCTTGAACTCGACGATGTCGCGGCCCCAGAGCAGCGACAGCGGCGTCGCGGTGCCGGCCGAGCGGCAGGGCTCGAAGTGCAGGCTGACGGTGCGTTGCTGGTCGTCGCGGACCTGGCTGCGATCGTCGAAATCGACGAAGACCTCGAAGTCCATCCGCTTCGCCATCTCGTCGATGAACTCGAGATGGGTCTTGGCCGGATCGTGGGTCAAAGTGGTGAGCGGCGTCGCGAAGGGATTGGCGGGCCGCGGGCTGGCGAGCGAGAGCCCCGCCGACGCCGTGGTCAGTTCGGCGTCGACGATGTCGATCTCGTGCCGGTCGGTATAAGGGGGCAGGGTCTGCGGCTTGACCTTGAGCAGGCTGAGGAAATCCTCGCCATTGAGCGTGACCAGCGCGCCGGCGGCAGGCGGGAACACGAAGTCGATGTCGGTGATCCGGGCGAGGATCATCGGAGTCCAGCCTTCGTCGGCGTAGCGCATGTCGACGCGGACCCGCGAGCCGAAGGTCAGGGTGTCGAGCCGGTTGTACCGCCAGATCGGCGCGATCG
Protein-coding regions in this window:
- a CDS encoding phage baseplate assembly protein V, which produces MTDFASTLLQEIDSRASRGPVPGLRYAEIVRKEDDGTYVLTWLSGAVRSESAPARAAAFMAGGERGGYFPFEVGDEVVVGFIEGHLDQPVILGALWSDQDKPPADADTSADNNIRIIQSREGSSLTFDDTQGATALKLKSAGGMEVVLDDKAKTLTIKFDASTSIEMSTAGITVKGAAINLN
- a CDS encoding phage late control D family protein → MGLAPATASFRPGTKFFAPQARLVKEDGTPILINNQPVNADIVSVTVTLTASSEVGQVEIVLNNQRHDAHNRPIAPIWRYNRLDTLTFGSRVRVDMRYADEGWTPMILARITDIDFVFPPAAGALVTLNGEDFLSLLKVKPQTLPPYTDRHEIDIVDAELTTASAGLSLASPRPANPFATPLTTLTHDPAKTHLEFIDEMAKRMDFEVFVDFDDRSQVRDDQQRTVSLHFEPCRSAGTATPLSLLWGRDIVEFKPSFKVWDVLTAATAAGSVPRGRGGFSVNVPMADAINDLLAGANGVVPQNAATVRANAFAAEGRTPQANIGTVTATNIDEERARRAAMATLRKSARQFLTAEITTLGAPPLKPGIHVDLTGLYAPFDGVYYVTKTIHTLSAAGYSTKADLQRPGMLNPSNYPSG